Part of the Luteibacter yeojuensis genome is shown below.
GGTGTGCCGGCCACCTGCACGAGGCGGTTGATCGGCACCGACTCCGGGTGTTCCGGCAGGTTGGCGAGGGTGGCGAGCAGCCCGGCGCGCTGGGCGCGCGACTCGCCCATGCCGACGATGCCGCCGCAACAGGTCTTCAGGCCGGCCTCGCGCACGTGTTCCAGTGTATCCAGGCGGTCCTGGTACTCGCGCGTGTGGATGATCTCGCCGTAGAAGTCGGGCGAGGTGTCCAGGTTGTGGTTGTAGAAATCGAGCCCGGCCGCCTTCAGCGTATCGGCCTGCGGTTGGGTAAGCATGCCCAGCGTCGCGCAGGTCTGCAGGCCCAGTCCCTTCACGGCGCTCACGATCTCGGCCACCTTGGCCACGTCGCGATCCTTCGGCGAGCGCCACGCCGCGCCCATGCAGAAGCGGCTCGCACCCGCCTCCTTGGCAGCCTGCGCCCTGGCGAGCACGGCTTCCACGCTCATCAGCTTCTCGGCCTTCACGCCGGTGGCGTAGCGCGCCGCTTGCGGGCAGTAGGCACAGTCCTCGGGACAGCCGCCGGTCTTGATCGAGAGCAGGGTCGAGACCTGCACCGCGTTGGGATCGTGATATTGCCGGTGGACGGTCTGGGCCTGGAAGAGCAGGTCGTTGAACGGCAGGGCGAAAAGGTTCTCGACCTCCTCGCGGGACCAGTCGTGGCGAAGGGCTGCGGTCATGGCGGTTTTCCGGGGGTGAAGGCGCGAAGTGTGGAAACCTCGGAGAGGACTGTCAACCTTAATGACCGGTTTAAGGTTTACATTGCTTCGGTGCAAGGCTGCCGTACGATGGAGCCGGGATTTCCTGGGAGGTGCGTGCATGAGCGACGGACAAGGCAGCACCGGCAACGTGCTTGCCGCGATCTGCAGTTTCTTCATCCCCGGCCTGGGGCAGCTGGTCCAGGGGCGGGTCTTCATGGCGCTGATCATGTTCGTGCTCGCCGCGGTGCTCTGGGTCATCTGGCTGGGCTGGATCATCCACCTGTGGTCGATCGTGGACGCGGCGATGTTCCGCCGGCGCGTCTGAGCGCGCCCGCGACGCATGGATGCGTCCTCCATCAAGGCATGGCTGGCAGCGGCGGGGCGGTTCGTCCTTCCGCCGCGATGCCTCGTCTGCGCGGGGCCCGGCAGCGCTAGCCGGGAGCTGTGCGACGGGTGCGCGCGCTCCCTCGTCCGCAATCTCGCCTGTTGCGGGCGCTGCGCGCTGCCCCTGTCGTCGGCCGCGCCGATATGCGGGCCGTGCCAGCGGACGCCGCCGCCCTGGCACGACGTATGGGTTCCCTTCGTCTATGCGTGGCCGCTCGACGCTCTCGAGAGCCGCTTCAAGTTTTCCGCCAGCCTCGCCGCGGGACGCGTGCTCTCGACCTGCTGGCTCGCGGCGGGTCCGCCGCCGCTGATGCCCGAACTCCTCGTGCCGGTGCCGCTGCATCCCGGCCGCCTCCGCAAGCGAGGCTACAATCAGGCGCTGGAATTCGCCCGCCCGCTGGCGCGGCGCTTTCGATTGCCGCTGGCCTGCGACGTGCTGGTCCGTGCGCGCAGGACAGGCGCGCAGACGGAACTCGACGCCGCCTCGCGCGCCGCGAACGTACGCGCGGCGTTCGCCGTGCGGCGCCTACCGGCGCAGAAGCATGTGGCGATCGTCGACGATGTGATGACGACCGGGGCGACACTCGCGGAATGTGCGCGTGTGCTGCTCGCGGCGGGCGTCGAGCGGGTCGATGTGTGGGCCCTGGCGCGTACGCCGTTGCCGGGACATCGCGATAGCGACTGCCGGCCTCAGTGATTCACGTAGACAGGATTGCCAAGGAGCAGCAGCTTCCCCTCGGGCGAGCGCACGTCCACGCGCAGCCAATGAGGCTTGCCGTCGCCGGTCCAGTCGAACGTCGCCTCGCCGTTCGCGGGGATGGCTTGCGCCATCGAGGCAAGCGGCTTTCCATCCAGCGTCACGACCAGCCGCTGCCCTTGCACCGCCGCCGTCCGGACGGTGACATGCATGACGGCACCCGCCCCCAAGGCGATATCGTCACCCATCCCCGCCTGCGCCGTGCCGGCTCCGGCGATGACGTCGAGCGAACGGTCGCGCGTCCCCTCCGCGTCCACGAACACGTGTCCCGCGCGGATTCCGTCGAGGATGCCTTCCATGGAAAGCGCCTTCGCGTGCACCACGGTGGTTGGCGTGCCGATCGTGCCGGCGAACCGGTCCCGCGGGTCGTCGGCGCCGATGTGGCTGTCGCTGCCGCCGATGGCCGTGATGCGCAAGCCGTCGTTCAACTGCTTCTCCCAGAACGGGATACCCGTGTCGGCGCGTTGCACGTCCGTCCCGTTGATCGCCTCGATCGCCTGGAAACCGCGCATGTCCACCGGCTTCTTCGGCGTGAACCCGCAACCCATGCAGGTCTCGTCGTTCGGCCGGTTCGGGTGGTTGATCGAGATCACGCCGTGGGCGCGGGCAACGTCGGCGAGCAGGGCGTTCCAGTCCGGCACCGCTTTCGTGCCCACGCGGAAATCCACGGTGCGCGACACGCCGAACAGGTTGGCGTGACCCTCGAACGTGGTGATCTCGCGCGCGGGAATGAGCAGCATCGTGTCGAAGTAAGGCTGCATTTCCCGCAGATCGGAAACCTGCGACATCGTGTTGTGATCGGACACCGCGATGAAATCGAGGCCGCGCCTCGCCGCCGAACCGACGGTGAGGAACAGCGGGCAAGGCACCTTCTTCGTCTTCGAGAGGTTCAGGCAGCCACCGTCGCTGTGCGCGGTATGCATGTGCAGGTCGCCGCGGTACCAGCGCTCGTCCGTGGAAAGCGCGTCGCCGAGTCCATGTTCCGGACCGAAGCCCTCGTCGTCGCGCGAAAGCCAGATCTTGGCGGTGTACGCGGCCTTCGCGGCGGGCCGGATGTTCGGTATGCCGAGCAGCAGCCGCCATCTGCCGGGTTCGATCGCGCCGGGCAGGTAGGAGGCGGTGGCATCCGTGGCCGACACCGTGAAACGCCGCTTGGTGCCCCCGCTCCAGCCGCGGAATCCGTCCTGGGCCTCGAACCCGCCGGGGCCGAGCAGGCCGAGGTCGATCGTGGTCCGCTCCTCCCGGCCGGTGTAGTCGACGTCGACGGTGATCCGCGACGTGCCCTTGGGCACGTCGAATGGAACCTCGCGATACGTATGCTGGTCCGCGCCGGACAGCCGGCCCCGAAGGACCAGGTCCGGCGCCCGCTCCGCCGCCATGCCGGCGGCGGCGAAGCAGGCGAGCGCGATGCCGAGGAGGGCGCGCATCAGAAGCGATACATCGCGGCAAGGCGGAACGAGCGGCCGAGCAAGGGACGGGCGATGAACGTGTTGGCCCCCGCGTCCGAGCTCAACAGTTCGCCGGCGCGTGGGTTGCCTTCGGTCAGGCCCAGCGAGTTGGTGATGTTGTCGGCGTAGAGGAACAGCGACAGCTGCTGCGTGGCGTCGTAGCGGGCGCTTGCGCCGACCACGTGGTACGACGGCAACACCACCGAGTTCGCGGTGTCGACATAACGCTTGCCTTCGTGCTCGTACGACACCTGCAGGCGCAGGCGGCCCTGGAGAAGGTTCACGCCCGGCACGATGCGATAGCTGACCTTCGGTACGCGGATGAGCTGGTTGTCGTCGTAATCGCGCAGCACCGGCGCGTTGGCGACGACGTCGGTATAGCTCAGGCCTTTGTACTTCGGATCCTGCAGCGTGGCGTTGAACTGCACGTCGAACCACTTGGTCGGGTACAGCGTGCCTTCCAGCTCGAGACCATAGGTCTTCGTGCTGGCGAAGCCGGTCTGCGGCGTGGACGTGTTGCCGTTGCGATCGAAGACGTTGTTGGTGAAGCTGACGTTGTCGTACTTGGTGTAGAAGGCCGTGGCGTAAAGGTCCACGAAGCGGTCGCTGTACTTCCAGCCGGTCTCGGCCAGGTCCATCGTCTGCAGCAGCGGCGTGGCGGTCGGGTTGGTGATGTAGGTGCTGAGGTTCGGCAGGCGGAAGGCCGAGGTCCAGCGCGCGAACAGCCCCTGGCGCGGCGAGAATTGCCAGTTGGCGCCGAGCGTCCAACCGGTCTTGTCGAAGGACTGGTCGTAGTGCGTGAGCACGCCGTTGCCCGTGATGACCGAGGTCGCTGCCGGCGAACCGCCGATGTCGATGGTCTTCTTGCCCTCGGTGAAGCCCTTCACGTTCACCTTCTCGTAGCGCAGGCCGCCGTCGATGCGCAGTTCCGGCGTCACCTGCCATTCGTCGGAGGCATAGAAGGCGTTGGTGTCGGACTTTCCGCTGGCGTGTTCCCACTCATAGCCGTAACGGTAGATGCCGTGGTCGGTCAGCGAGCCGAGCACATTGCCGTTCGCGTCCACGCCCACCAGGTCGAGCGCGCGGGCGTTGTCGGTGGCGTCGGTCAGCATCGTCGACGAATAGCGGCCGAAGTCCTGGTTGAAGTTCGCGTGGTAGTAGCCGAACGTGACGTCGTGGCTCTGGTCGCCGAACTCGAACTTGCGCAGCACGCGCGTGTCGTTGATGAACTCGTTGACTGGCATCGTCACGCCGCGCAGGCCCTCGGTCACCACCAGGCCATTGCCGTTCTGGTTGGCCACGTTGAACACCTGCGAGGGATTGTCGACGTAGCGGAACTGCAGGCCGGTCGCGCCGGGGATGGCGGACAGGCGCTTGGTGTCCTGCGCGATGAACGAGCTGGCGCTCTGCAGGGCGTTCGGGAACACGCCGTTACGCTGCGTGTCGGTGGTGCTGTAACGCATCGACTCGGCCAGCTTCCAGTCGTCGCCAAGGTCGTGGTCGAACTTGAACGACACCTGCGTGCGCTTCACGTGGGTGCCTTCGTCGTTGTCGAAATTGTAGAGGCTGCCGTCACCCTCGCGCATGAGCACGTGCTCGGTGTCCGGGCCGGCCAGTGTGCCGTAGTTGCCGTTGAAGCCCGGCACCGGGCGGATGTCGCCGTTGGCGTTCGTGCGCATGGGGATGCCGAGGTAGAGGGCCACCTTGTCGTCCATGTGCTTCACGTCGAAGCTGATGTCGCCATGCTCCAGTTCCTTCGACAGCGTGGCGCGCAGCTGGCCGCCGTCGTCGGCGTGGAACTGCGGGCGGCGGATGCCGTCGTCCACGCGCCAGAATCCGCCCACGCCAAGCTTCCAGCCGCTGCCGACCGGCGTGCCATACCAGAAGTCCAGGCGATTCAGCGAGTAATTGCCGACCGTATACTTGACCAGGCCTTCCGGCGTGTCGCCGACCTTGCGCGGAATGAAGTTGATCGCGCCGGCGGGAGCGTTCGAGTAGAAGATCGACGAGGGGCCGCCGCGGACGACTTCGACGCGCTCGATGGTCTCGTCGAGGCGGAATGCCTGGTCGGCGTTGAGGTAACCCAGCGCCGGGTCGTGCTGCACGGGAATGCCATCCTCGAGCAGCGTGACCGACCCGTAACCGTCCACGGGGATGCCGCGCGCGCGAATGTTGCCCGACGCTTCGCCGCCCGACGACTCCACCCAGAAGCCCGGCACCGACTTCACCGCCTCGGTGACGCTGGTGGGCGCCTGCATGCGCAGGCGGTCCTCGTCGATCGTGGTGATCGAATAGCTGGTTTCCGCCTTGGTGCGGGTTTCCACACCCGAACGCGCGGTGACCACGACATTGTC
Proteins encoded:
- the bioB gene encoding biotin synthase BioB; amino-acid sequence: MTAALRHDWSREEVENLFALPFNDLLFQAQTVHRQYHDPNAVQVSTLLSIKTGGCPEDCAYCPQAARYATGVKAEKLMSVEAVLARAQAAKEAGASRFCMGAAWRSPKDRDVAKVAEIVSAVKGLGLQTCATLGMLTQPQADTLKAAGLDFYNHNLDTSPDFYGEIIHTREYQDRLDTLEHVREAGLKTCCGGIVGMGESRAQRAGLLATLANLPEHPESVPINRLVQVAGTPLAGTEALDPFEFVRSIAVARILMPASVVRLSAGRETMDDALQALCFAAGANSIFYGEKLLTTGNPDVEHDRRLFERLGLKPMEVEIEPGTVHADIVEPAEA
- a CDS encoding ComF family protein, yielding MDASSIKAWLAAAGRFVLPPRCLVCAGPGSASRELCDGCARSLVRNLACCGRCALPLSSAAPICGPCQRTPPPWHDVWVPFVYAWPLDALESRFKFSASLAAGRVLSTCWLAAGPPPLMPELLVPVPLHPGRLRKRGYNQALEFARPLARRFRLPLACDVLVRARRTGAQTELDAASRAANVRAAFAVRRLPAQKHVAIVDDVMTTGATLAECARVLLAAGVERVDVWALARTPLPGHRDSDCRPQ
- a CDS encoding CehA/McbA family metallohydrolase, with amino-acid sequence MRALLGIALACFAAAGMAAERAPDLVLRGRLSGADQHTYREVPFDVPKGTSRITVDVDYTGREERTTIDLGLLGPGGFEAQDGFRGWSGGTKRRFTVSATDATASYLPGAIEPGRWRLLLGIPNIRPAAKAAYTAKIWLSRDDEGFGPEHGLGDALSTDERWYRGDLHMHTAHSDGGCLNLSKTKKVPCPLFLTVGSAARRGLDFIAVSDHNTMSQVSDLREMQPYFDTMLLIPAREITTFEGHANLFGVSRTVDFRVGTKAVPDWNALLADVARAHGVISINHPNRPNDETCMGCGFTPKKPVDMRGFQAIEAINGTDVQRADTGIPFWEKQLNDGLRITAIGGSDSHIGADDPRDRFAGTIGTPTTVVHAKALSMEGILDGIRAGHVFVDAEGTRDRSLDVIAGAGTAQAGMGDDIALGAGAVMHVTVRTAAVQGQRLVVTLDGKPLASMAQAIPANGEATFDWTGDGKPHWLRVDVRSPEGKLLLLGNPVYVNH
- a CDS encoding TonB-dependent receptor translates to MRNTLLSRAVRTALVGALLVSAATHAQDSSPEKKTTDLDNVVVTARSGVETRTKAETSYSITTIDEDRLRMQAPTSVTEAVKSVPGFWVESSGGEASGNIRARGIPVDGYGSVTLLEDGIPVQHDPALGYLNADQAFRLDETIERVEVVRGGPSSIFYSNAPAGAINFIPRKVGDTPEGLVKYTVGNYSLNRLDFWYGTPVGSGWKLGVGGFWRVDDGIRRPQFHADDGGQLRATLSKELEHGDISFDVKHMDDKVALYLGIPMRTNANGDIRPVPGFNGNYGTLAGPDTEHVLMREGDGSLYNFDNDEGTHVKRTQVSFKFDHDLGDDWKLAESMRYSTTDTQRNGVFPNALQSASSFIAQDTKRLSAIPGATGLQFRYVDNPSQVFNVANQNGNGLVVTEGLRGVTMPVNEFINDTRVLRKFEFGDQSHDVTFGYYHANFNQDFGRYSSTMLTDATDNARALDLVGVDANGNVLGSLTDHGIYRYGYEWEHASGKSDTNAFYASDEWQVTPELRIDGGLRYEKVNVKGFTEGKKTIDIGGSPAATSVITGNGVLTHYDQSFDKTGWTLGANWQFSPRQGLFARWTSAFRLPNLSTYITNPTATPLLQTMDLAETGWKYSDRFVDLYATAFYTKYDNVSFTNNVFDRNGNTSTPQTGFASTKTYGLELEGTLYPTKWFDVQFNATLQDPKYKGLSYTDVVANAPVLRDYDDNQLIRVPKVSYRIVPGVNLLQGRLRLQVSYEHEGKRYVDTANSVVLPSYHVVGASARYDATQQLSLFLYADNITNSLGLTEGNPRAGELLSSDAGANTFIARPLLGRSFRLAAMYRF